The following coding sequences lie in one Arachis ipaensis cultivar K30076 chromosome B05, Araip1.1, whole genome shotgun sequence genomic window:
- the LOC107642977 gene encoding homeobox protein HD1: protein MMQEPSLGMMGGGGGLGGEMSSATGSGEQQQRQLKAEIATHPLYEQVLAAHVACLRVATPIDQLPLIDAQLSQSHHVLRSYVSQHSLSLSPHDRQDLDNFLAQYLIVLCTFKEQLQQHVRVHAVEAVMACRDIENTLQALTGVSLGEGSGATMSDDEDEFQMDFCLDQSSGGGGDDMMGFGPLLPTESERSLMERVRQELKIELKQGFKSRIEDVREEILRKRRAGKLPGDTTSVLKNWWQQHAKWPYPTEDDKAKLVEETGLQLKQINNWFINQRKRNWHSNSQSVTSLKSKRKRM from the exons ATGATGCAAGAACCAAGCTTGGGTATGATGGGTGGAGGAGGAGGGTTGGGAGGAGAGATGTCTTCAGCAACAGGGTCCGGCGAGCAGCAACAGCGGCAGCTGAAGGCGGAGATAGCAACACACCCGCTGTACGAGCAGGTTCTGGCAGCACACGTGGCGTGCCTGAGAGTTGCAACGCCAATAGACCAGCTTCCACTTATAGACGCACAGCTATCACAATCACACCATGTTCTTCGCTCATATGTCTCtcaacactctctctctctctctcctcacgACCGTCAAGACCTTGATAATTTCCTC GCTCAGTACTTGATAGTGTTGTGTACTTTCAAAGAGCAGCTTCAGCAACATGTCAGAGTCCATGCCGTCGAGGCTGTCATGGCCTGCCGTGATATTGAAAATACCTTGCAAGCTCTCACCG GAGTGAGCCTGGGAGAAGGAAGTGGGGCAACAATGTcagatgatgaagatgaattTCAGATGGATTTCTGTTTGGATCAGtcgagtggtggtggtggtgatgacaTGATGGGATTTGGTCCCTTACTCCCTACGGAATCAGAAAGGTCACTGATGGAAAGAGTCCGTCAAGAACTCAAGATTGAGCTGAAGCAAGGATTCAAGTCAAGGATTGAAGATGTTAGGGAAGAAATCCTGAGGAAACGTAGAGCTGGCAAATTACCCGGTGACACCACTTCTGTCTTGAAGAACTGGTGGCAGCAGCATGCTAAGTGGCCTTATCCAACT GAAGATGACAAGGCAAAACTCGTGGAGGAGACAGGGTTGCAGCTGAAGCAAATCAACAACTGGTTCATCAACCAAAGGAAACGCAATTGGCACAGCAACTCTCAATCAGTTACCTCCCTCAAGTCCAAGCGCAAAAG AATGTAA